The Nocardioides campestrisoli genome includes a window with the following:
- a CDS encoding DegT/DnrJ/EryC1/StrS family aminotransferase, whose protein sequence is MSRINVMEPWLGQEEAQALAAVIASGWVAQGPRVAEFEDAFAQQQQAGHAVAVSSCTTGLHLALLVCGVQGGDDVVLPSFSFVATANAATYLGARPVFCDVDPLTGNVTAETVAAALTPATTAVVVVDQGGVPVDLAPIRALCDPLGIVVVEDAACGAGSTYAGAPVGAGAEIAAWSFHPRKLLTTGEGGMVTTSRADWAQRARRLREHAMSVSAADRHASVLAPPEEYAEVGFNYRMTDLQAAVGIVQLGKLDSMVSRRRELAAGYAKAIDEIEGLRLVADPPGGTTNFQSCWVEVSAEFPLSREELMAHLAGADISARRGIMAAHRQPAYAGRDTGGVPLPVTERLTDNTLILPLHHRLSESEHARVSEALRTAGRRR, encoded by the coding sequence ATGAGCCGGATCAACGTGATGGAGCCCTGGCTGGGCCAGGAGGAGGCCCAGGCGCTGGCCGCCGTCATCGCGTCCGGCTGGGTGGCCCAGGGCCCCCGCGTGGCGGAGTTCGAGGACGCGTTCGCCCAGCAGCAGCAGGCCGGGCACGCGGTGGCGGTCTCCAGCTGCACGACCGGGCTTCACCTGGCGCTCCTGGTCTGCGGGGTGCAGGGCGGGGACGACGTGGTGCTCCCGTCCTTCTCCTTCGTCGCCACCGCCAACGCGGCCACCTATCTCGGTGCCCGGCCGGTCTTCTGCGACGTCGACCCGCTGACCGGCAACGTCACGGCCGAGACCGTGGCCGCAGCCCTGACCCCCGCCACCACCGCCGTCGTCGTGGTGGACCAGGGCGGGGTGCCGGTGGACCTGGCGCCCATCCGGGCGCTCTGCGACCCGCTGGGGATCGTCGTGGTCGAGGACGCCGCCTGCGGCGCCGGGTCGACGTACGCCGGAGCGCCGGTGGGCGCGGGGGCCGAGATCGCGGCCTGGTCCTTCCACCCGCGCAAGCTGCTGACCACCGGCGAGGGCGGGATGGTCACCACGTCGCGGGCGGACTGGGCGCAACGCGCGCGCCGTCTGCGCGAGCACGCCATGAGCGTGTCGGCCGCCGACCGGCACGCCAGCGTGCTGGCCCCGCCGGAGGAGTACGCCGAGGTCGGCTTCAACTACCGGATGACCGACCTGCAGGCGGCGGTCGGGATCGTGCAGCTGGGCAAGCTCGACTCCATGGTGTCGAGGCGCCGCGAGCTCGCGGCCGGCTACGCCAAGGCGATCGACGAGATCGAGGGGCTTCGACTGGTGGCCGACCCACCCGGCGGCACCACCAACTTCCAGTCCTGCTGGGTCGAGGTGTCCGCGGAGTTCCCGCTGAGCCGCGAGGAGCTGATGGCGCACCTCGCCGGGGCCGACATCTCGGCCCGGCGCGGCATCATGGCCGCGCACCGGCAGCCGGCGTACGCCGGACGCGACACCGGGGGGGTGCCGCTGCCGGTGACCGAGCGGCTCACCGACAACACCCTCATCCTGCCGTTGCACCACCGGCTCTCCGAGTCCGAGCACGCCCGGGTCTCCGAGGCTCTGCGCACCGCGGGGCGACGTCGATGA
- a CDS encoding sugar transferase: MRSGPAPTVVPRGAQRPLSRAMLAAEIVAVVVAVLVTAVAAGADLRVCGLVGLTAVLLTYVPGRDAVRPGLPVTGTVVRDMAMPVAALGAGAALGWWGRPALLAGLVTVVAAGAVTLVAAGLRRVLLTGVRVVVVGGAADVAEVFARWHGERRIRLVGSVLVEEEQPGEPLDARYAGAEDPREAILRCRPDVVLVLPGPAVDAECVRRIGWALEGSGAGLAIGSGLDGIFPHRIQHTMLAGLSVMQVRSSLAPWSTRAVKAAADRVVASLLLLVLAPVLGFLVALVRATSRGPGLFTQVRVGRDGRPFTLYKLRTMQADAERVKAVLRGGDEGNGLLFKKREDPRVTRIGRLLRKYSLDELPQLINVVRGDMSLIGPRPALPEEVARYSTMEQRRLAVRPGMTGPWQVSGRSTLGRDESMRLDVDYADNYRLCDDLGLALRTVDAVVRPTGAW, translated from the coding sequence ATGCGCAGCGGCCCGGCGCCCACCGTCGTACCGCGTGGGGCCCAGCGTCCGCTCTCTCGGGCGATGCTCGCCGCGGAGATCGTCGCCGTGGTCGTCGCGGTGCTGGTCACCGCGGTAGCGGCCGGTGCTGACCTCCGGGTCTGTGGCCTGGTCGGCCTGACCGCGGTCCTGCTCACCTACGTGCCGGGTCGCGACGCGGTCCGTCCCGGCCTCCCGGTCACCGGGACCGTGGTGCGCGACATGGCGATGCCGGTCGCCGCGCTCGGTGCCGGCGCGGCGCTGGGCTGGTGGGGCCGTCCGGCCCTGCTGGCCGGACTGGTCACCGTGGTGGCGGCCGGAGCGGTCACCCTGGTCGCGGCCGGGCTCCGACGTGTGCTGCTCACCGGCGTCCGGGTGGTCGTGGTGGGTGGTGCGGCGGACGTGGCCGAGGTGTTCGCCCGCTGGCACGGCGAGCGGCGGATCCGGCTGGTGGGCAGCGTCCTGGTCGAGGAGGAGCAGCCGGGCGAGCCGCTGGACGCCAGGTACGCGGGCGCCGAGGACCCGCGCGAGGCGATCCTGCGGTGCCGGCCTGACGTGGTGCTGGTGCTCCCCGGCCCGGCCGTGGACGCCGAGTGCGTACGGCGCATCGGCTGGGCGCTGGAGGGGTCCGGTGCCGGCCTGGCGATCGGCTCGGGGCTCGACGGCATCTTCCCGCACCGGATCCAGCACACGATGCTCGCCGGGCTGAGCGTGATGCAGGTGCGCTCGAGCCTGGCTCCGTGGTCGACCCGCGCGGTCAAGGCCGCAGCGGACCGCGTCGTGGCTTCGCTGCTGCTGCTCGTGCTGGCACCGGTGCTCGGCTTCCTGGTGGCGCTGGTCCGCGCCACGTCCCGTGGGCCGGGACTCTTCACCCAGGTCCGGGTGGGCCGCGACGGCAGGCCGTTCACGCTCTACAAGCTGCGGACGATGCAGGCGGACGCCGAGCGGGTCAAGGCCGTCCTGCGGGGCGGCGACGAGGGCAACGGGCTGCTGTTCAAGAAGCGCGAGGACCCGCGGGTGACCAGGATCGGGCGGCTGCTGCGCAAGTACTCGCTGGACGAGCTGCCCCAGCTGATCAACGTGGTCCGGGGTGACATGTCGCTGATCGGTCCCCGGCCGGCCCTGCCGGAGGAGGTGGCCCGCTACTCCACCATGGAGCAGCGCCGGCTCGCCGTCCGACCGGGGATGACCGGCCCGTGGCAGGTGAGCGGTCGCTCCACCCTGGGGCGGGACGAGTCGATGCGGCTCGACGTCGACTACGCCGACAACTACCGGCTCTGCGACGACCTCGGCCTCGCGCTGCGCACGGTCGACGCGGTCGTCCGGCCGACAGGAGCGTGGTGA
- a CDS encoding DUF4082 domain-containing protein, whose product MALPLLAVPLAVAAPADPATAAAADECGLAPNPIACENALPGTDPAVWDINGAGANAIQGFSTDVSVNVGGRIDFKVDTDARAYRIDIYRVGYYQGLGARRITSVNPSATLPQRQPECIADRTTELYDCGNWAVSASWNVPSTAVSGVYLAKLTRTDTGEASHITFVVRNEASHSDVVFQTSDTTWQAYNTYGGSDFYQGGGNGRAYKVSYNRPVMTRKDNNGRDFFFSAEYAMVRFLERNGYDTSYIAGVDTDRRGELLTNHKVFLSVGHDEYWSGAQRANVEAARDAGVHLQFLSGNEAYWKTRYEPSADASRTPYRTLVSYKETWGNAKIDPSDQWTGTWRDPRFAAPDKGAGRPENELTGTAYMVNHDDLALTVSAAEGKLRLWRHTSLATMTSGTARLAPHTVGYESNEDVDNGFRPQGLIRLSTTTGAVPEYLQDFGNRVAPGNTTHHLTLYRAPSGALVFSAGTIQWTWGLDEEHDSSYAPEPADKRMQQAQVNLFADMGVQPATLMSTLVPAVKSADTTKPTVTVSAPTAGAAQKNGDRITLTGTATDVGGQVAGVEVSTDDGASWRPAAGTTSWSYSFIQHGRGSTPVQVRAVDDSANIGVATSRSFDVACPCSLWGQSVPDLPVTDDSAAVELGIRFTPRVDGFVTGVRFYKGSGNSGTHVGSLWGPAGQRLGQVTFTGETATGWQSASFADAVPVAAGQTYTASYTAPNGRYASEPEAFSYRGHTAGPIGVVGGFGSPPPGVFGTTGTLPTESYRSTNYFVDVAFSTTDASPLAAVDQSPMPGAVGVPVSTTVSARFSKPLAAGTAGLTLRTAAGATVSGTTTYDETQRRVTFTPAAPLASSVEHTATVRGTDTQGTAVSSGATWTFRTASPTSPPGVCPCSLFTPDTMPTVLEDPDRQPVTLGTRFTSDVSGVVTGVRFYKGPNNTGTHTGALWSAGGAQLATGTFTGETASGWQQLTFATPVPIAKDTAYVVSYRAPQGRYSASPNAFANADLSRPPLRVGSTAGAYTYGTGFPSTSAPTSYMVDVVFDQTTPSLTVTSRQPAAGAVDVPRESSVRLGFSRPVAPGWSLEVKQGTTSLAGTAALDAAGTTLTWTPGQPLPAGADVTVTLSGAVSTEGATLATQTWSFRTRTAETTTEQTLFGDQVPADATTDDTSAVELGTAFTPSRSGFIKAVRFYKGVGSTGTHTGSVWSASGSRLATVTFANETASGWQTAPLVQPLAVTAGTTYVVSYLAPQGRYARTPQFFTTVWTRGDLTAPATNNGRFVYGGGFPASTYEATNYFVDVVYQAGATPTPTPTPTPTPTPTPTPTPTPTPTPTPTPTPTPTPTPTPTPTPTPTPTPTPTPTPTPTPTPTPTPTPTPSTTSMFAGRQPVVAADTEKAAVELGTRFRSSVNGTVTAIRFYKGAGNTGTHTGSIWSSTGTRLGTVTFRNETASGWQEAVLSTPVPIAAGQTYVVSYYAPVGRYSVTQQFFSRDHVVGPLTAPANPNGVYRYGTGGGFPQSTWNAANYFVDVVFRPSS is encoded by the coding sequence GTGGCGTTGCCGCTCCTGGCGGTTCCCCTGGCGGTCGCGGCCCCGGCCGATCCGGCCACCGCGGCGGCGGCGGACGAGTGCGGCCTCGCGCCCAACCCGATCGCCTGCGAGAACGCCCTCCCCGGCACGGATCCCGCGGTCTGGGACATCAATGGGGCAGGGGCCAACGCCATCCAGGGGTTCTCCACCGACGTGTCGGTCAACGTGGGTGGGCGCATCGACTTCAAGGTCGACACCGACGCGCGTGCCTATCGGATCGACATCTACCGAGTGGGCTACTACCAGGGGCTCGGTGCGCGCAGGATCACCTCGGTCAACCCGAGCGCGACCCTGCCGCAACGGCAGCCTGAGTGCATCGCCGACCGCACCACCGAGCTCTACGACTGCGGGAACTGGGCGGTCTCGGCCTCGTGGAACGTGCCCTCGACGGCGGTCTCGGGGGTCTACCTCGCCAAGCTCACCCGCACCGACACCGGCGAAGCCAGCCACATCACCTTCGTGGTGCGCAACGAGGCCAGCCACTCCGACGTCGTGTTCCAGACCTCCGACACCACGTGGCAGGCCTACAACACCTACGGCGGCTCCGACTTCTACCAGGGCGGCGGCAACGGCCGCGCCTACAAGGTGAGCTACAACCGACCGGTCATGACCCGCAAGGACAACAACGGCCGTGACTTCTTCTTCTCCGCCGAGTACGCGATGGTCCGCTTCCTCGAGCGCAACGGGTACGACACCAGCTACATCGCCGGGGTCGACACCGACCGACGCGGTGAGCTGCTGACCAACCACAAGGTGTTCCTCTCGGTTGGCCACGACGAGTACTGGAGCGGCGCCCAGCGGGCCAACGTCGAGGCGGCCCGGGACGCCGGCGTCCACCTGCAGTTCCTCAGCGGCAACGAGGCCTACTGGAAGACCCGCTACGAGCCGTCCGCCGACGCCAGCCGGACGCCTTACCGGACCCTGGTCTCCTACAAGGAGACCTGGGGCAACGCCAAGATCGATCCCAGCGACCAGTGGACGGGGACCTGGCGCGACCCCCGGTTCGCCGCCCCCGACAAGGGCGCCGGCCGGCCCGAGAACGAGCTGACGGGCACCGCGTACATGGTCAACCACGACGACCTTGCCCTGACCGTGAGCGCAGCGGAGGGCAAGCTGCGGTTGTGGCGCCACACCAGCCTCGCCACGATGACGTCGGGGACCGCACGGCTCGCTCCGCACACCGTGGGCTACGAGTCCAACGAGGACGTCGACAACGGCTTCCGCCCGCAAGGACTGATCCGGCTCTCGACCACCACCGGCGCGGTCCCGGAGTACCTCCAGGACTTCGGCAACCGGGTCGCGCCGGGGAACACCACCCACCACCTGACGCTCTACCGGGCACCCAGCGGGGCGCTGGTCTTCAGCGCCGGCACCATCCAGTGGACGTGGGGCCTGGACGAGGAGCACGACTCCAGCTACGCCCCGGAGCCGGCCGACAAGCGGATGCAGCAGGCGCAGGTCAACCTCTTCGCCGACATGGGGGTCCAGCCGGCCACCTTGATGAGCACCCTGGTGCCGGCCGTCAAGAGCGCCGACACCACGAAGCCGACCGTGACGGTCAGCGCTCCCACCGCCGGCGCGGCGCAGAAGAACGGTGACCGGATCACCCTCACCGGCACCGCGACCGACGTGGGGGGACAGGTCGCGGGCGTCGAGGTCTCGACCGACGACGGGGCCTCCTGGCGTCCCGCGGCCGGCACCACCTCGTGGAGCTACTCGTTCATCCAGCACGGCCGGGGGAGCACCCCGGTCCAGGTGCGGGCGGTCGACGACAGCGCCAACATCGGGGTCGCCACCAGCCGATCCTTCGACGTCGCCTGCCCCTGCAGCCTGTGGGGGCAGAGCGTCCCGGACCTGCCGGTCACCGACGACTCAGCGGCCGTCGAGCTCGGCATCCGCTTCACTCCCCGGGTGGACGGCTTCGTCACGGGGGTGCGGTTCTACAAGGGATCCGGCAACAGCGGAACCCACGTGGGTTCGCTGTGGGGCCCCGCCGGCCAGCGCCTGGGCCAGGTGACGTTCACCGGCGAGACTGCGACCGGGTGGCAGAGCGCCAGCTTCGCCGACGCCGTCCCGGTGGCCGCTGGCCAGACCTACACCGCCTCCTACACGGCGCCCAACGGACGCTACGCGTCCGAGCCGGAGGCATTCAGCTATCGGGGCCACACCGCAGGGCCGATCGGCGTCGTCGGCGGCTTCGGCAGCCCGCCGCCCGGGGTCTTCGGGACCACCGGCACGCTGCCCACCGAGTCCTATCGCAGCACCAACTACTTCGTCGACGTCGCGTTCTCCACCACCGATGCCTCGCCCTTGGCTGCGGTGGACCAGTCCCCGATGCCAGGGGCCGTCGGGGTGCCGGTCTCCACGACGGTGAGTGCTCGGTTCTCCAAGCCGCTCGCGGCCGGGACCGCCGGCCTGACCCTGCGCACCGCTGCGGGAGCCACCGTGTCCGGCACCACCACCTACGACGAGACGCAGCGTCGCGTCACCTTCACCCCGGCTGCCCCGTTGGCCAGCTCCGTCGAGCACACCGCCACCGTGCGAGGCACCGACACCCAGGGCACGGCGGTCAGTTCCGGTGCGACCTGGACGTTCCGCACCGCCAGTCCTACCAGCCCGCCGGGGGTCTGCCCGTGCTCGCTCTTCACTCCCGACACGATGCCCACGGTGCTCGAGGACCCCGACAGGCAGCCGGTCACCCTCGGCACCCGGTTCACCTCCGACGTCAGCGGGGTGGTGACCGGTGTCCGGTTCTACAAGGGGCCCAACAACACCGGCACGCACACCGGGGCGCTGTGGAGCGCCGGTGGTGCCCAGCTCGCCACCGGGACGTTCACCGGTGAGACCGCGAGCGGCTGGCAGCAGCTGACCTTCGCCACGCCGGTCCCGATCGCCAAGGACACCGCGTACGTGGTCTCCTACCGGGCTCCGCAGGGCCGGTACTCCGCCTCGCCGAACGCCTTCGCCAACGCCGACCTCTCCCGGCCGCCCCTGCGGGTGGGCTCCACCGCGGGTGCCTACACCTACGGCACCGGGTTCCCCTCGACCAGCGCCCCGACGAGCTACATGGTCGACGTCGTGTTCGACCAGACCACCCCGAGCCTGACCGTGACGTCGCGGCAACCGGCCGCCGGCGCCGTCGACGTGCCGCGCGAGAGCTCGGTCCGCCTCGGCTTCTCCAGGCCTGTGGCGCCCGGCTGGTCGCTGGAGGTCAAGCAGGGCACGACGTCGCTTGCCGGCACCGCCGCGCTGGACGCCGCCGGGACCACCCTGACCTGGACGCCGGGTCAGCCGCTCCCCGCGGGAGCGGACGTCACGGTCACGCTGTCCGGCGCCGTCTCCACGGAGGGCGCCACCCTGGCGACCCAGACCTGGAGCTTCCGCACCAGGACCGCGGAGACCACCACCGAGCAGACCCTCTTCGGTGACCAGGTCCCCGCTGACGCGACCACCGACGACACCTCCGCCGTGGAGCTCGGCACCGCCTTCACACCCAGCCGCAGCGGGTTCATCAAGGCTGTCCGCTTCTACAAGGGGGTCGGCAGCACCGGGACGCACACCGGCTCCGTGTGGTCCGCGAGCGGTTCGCGCCTGGCCACGGTGACGTTCGCCAACGAGACCGCGTCGGGGTGGCAGACCGCACCACTGGTCCAGCCTCTCGCGGTGACGGCGGGCACCACGTACGTCGTCTCCTACCTGGCGCCGCAGGGCCGCTACGCGAGGACGCCGCAGTTCTTCACCACCGTGTGGACCCGTGGCGACCTGACCGCGCCGGCGACGAACAACGGGCGCTTCGTCTACGGCGGGGGGTTCCCGGCCAGCACCTACGAGGCGACGAACTACTTCGTCGACGTCGTCTACCAAGCCGGCGCCACGCCGACGCCGACACCCACGCCGACGCCCACGCCGACGCCGACGCCGACGCCGACACCGACGCCGACGCCCACGCCGACGCCCACGCCGACACCGACGCCCACGCCGACGCCGACGCCCACGCCGACACCGACACCCACGCCGACACCGACACCCACGCCGACACCCACGCCGACGCCGACACCGACACCCACGCCGACGCCCACGCCGTCCACCACGTCGATGTTCGCCGGTCGGCAACCGGTGGTCGCCGCCGACACGGAGAAGGCTGCGGTCGAGCTGGGCACCAGGTTCCGCTCCTCGGTGAACGGCACCGTGACCGCGATCCGGTTCTACAAGGGGGCGGGCAACACCGGCACCCACACGGGTTCGATCTGGTCCTCCACCGGCACCCGGCTCGGCACCGTCACGTTCCGCAACGAGACGGCCTCGGGCTGGCAGGAGGCGGTGCTGAGCACGCCCGTACCGATCGCCGCGGGCCAGACCTACGTGGTCTCGTACTACGCGCCGGTGGGTCGCTACTCCGTGACCCAGCAGTTCTTCTCCCGCGACCACGTCGTCGGTCCGCTGACCGCCCCGGCGAACCCCAACGGCGTCTACCGCTACGGCACCGGCGGGGGCTTCCCGCAGAGCACGTGGAACGCCGCCAACTACTTCGTCGACGTGGTCTTCCGACCGTCGAGCTGA
- the pth gene encoding aminoacyl-tRNA hydrolase → MSADVWLVVGLGNPGPKYAGNRHNVGYLVNEQLAERLGSGFRAHKTGRADVVEGRLGSPGTPGPRLVLVRPKCYMNETGGPVSAVAKFYGVPPERIIAIHDELDIDFGTLRLKKGGGDNGHNGLRSMRASLGTGDFYRVRAGIGRPPGRQDVADFVLSDYSSKERKELPIQLVEAADAVECLITEGLEKAQQQFNR, encoded by the coding sequence ATGAGCGCTGACGTGTGGCTGGTCGTCGGCCTGGGCAACCCCGGGCCGAAGTACGCCGGAAACCGGCACAACGTCGGCTACCTGGTCAACGAGCAGCTCGCCGAGCGGCTGGGCTCCGGCTTCCGGGCGCACAAGACGGGTCGGGCCGACGTGGTCGAGGGGCGTCTCGGGTCACCGGGGACGCCTGGTCCCCGCCTCGTGCTGGTCCGGCCGAAGTGCTACATGAACGAGACCGGCGGCCCGGTCTCCGCGGTCGCGAAGTTCTACGGCGTGCCGCCCGAGCGGATCATCGCGATCCACGACGAGCTGGACATCGACTTCGGCACGCTGCGGCTCAAGAAGGGCGGCGGCGACAACGGGCACAACGGCCTGCGGTCCATGCGTGCCTCGCTGGGCACCGGCGACTTCTACCGGGTGCGCGCCGGGATCGGCCGGCCTCCCGGCCGTCAGGACGTGGCGGACTTCGTGCTCTCCGACTACTCCTCGAAGGAGCGCAAGGAGCTGCCGATCCAGCTGGTCGAGGCGGCCGACGCGGTGGAGTGCCTGATCACCGAAGGACTGGAGAAGGCGCAGCAGCAGTTCAACCGCTGA
- a CDS encoding 50S ribosomal protein L25/general stress protein Ctc, protein MSSEKITAEVREEFGKGAARRIRRENKIPAVLYGHGEAPVHVTLPGHETMMALRHGGTNSVLELQISGGSQLALAREVQVDPIRRVIEHIDFVAVRSGEKVTVDVPIQVVGTPAPDSLVVTENNTIQVESEATHIPELIEVDITGLAIGKMVHAADLVLPKGTTLLADPELLIVNVTGQISAEALEAELEEAEAEAGIERDESDEAAAESAESTESGASDSE, encoded by the coding sequence ATGTCCAGCGAGAAGATCACCGCAGAGGTCCGCGAGGAGTTCGGCAAGGGCGCCGCCCGCCGCATCCGCCGGGAGAACAAGATCCCCGCCGTCCTGTACGGACACGGCGAGGCGCCGGTGCACGTCACGCTGCCCGGCCACGAGACGATGATGGCGCTGCGCCACGGCGGCACGAACTCGGTCCTCGAGCTCCAGATCTCCGGTGGCAGCCAGCTCGCCCTGGCCCGCGAGGTGCAGGTCGACCCGATCCGCCGGGTGATCGAGCACATCGACTTCGTCGCCGTCCGCAGCGGCGAGAAGGTCACCGTCGACGTGCCGATCCAGGTCGTCGGCACCCCGGCTCCCGACAGCCTCGTCGTGACCGAGAACAACACCATCCAGGTCGAGTCCGAGGCCACGCACATCCCCGAGCTGATCGAGGTCGACATCACCGGCCTGGCGATCGGCAAGATGGTGCACGCCGCCGACCTGGTGCTGCCGAAGGGCACCACCCTGCTGGCCGACCCCGAGCTGCTGATCGTCAACGTGACCGGCCAGATCTCCGCCGAGGCCCTCGAGGCCGAGCTGGAGGAGGCCGAGGCCGAGGCCGGCATCGAGCGCGACGAGAGCGACGAGGCGGCCGCCGAGTCCGCCGAGTCGACCGAGTCGGGCGCGTCCGACTCCGAGTGA
- a CDS encoding Gfo/Idh/MocA family protein, with amino-acid sequence MTVTGETASGPTGPLGVAVVGAGYWGPNLIRNFRSSTDWDLVAVCDLDQARARTVLGARSGVSVTASLDELLTRDDVDAVAIATPARTHQGIALRALGAGKHVLVEKPLADSVVNGEAMVEMARRQGLSLMADHTYCYTPAVLKIRELVASGELGDILFVDSVRINLGLVQPDVDVFWDLAPHDLSILDFVLPQGLRPLGVAAQGADPLAAGKSCVGYLSLPLAGGAMAHVHVNWLSPTKIRQMVISGTRRTLVWDDLNPQQRLSVYDRGVDLEHSSATAADRTASTISYRLGDTWAPALPEHEALGSMVTEFADSIREQRPSRTDGAAGLRVLRVLEAAAQSLGASGALVAAGPTQPRLEVVG; translated from the coding sequence ATGACGGTGACGGGGGAAACTGCCTCGGGCCCCACCGGGCCACTGGGCGTGGCGGTCGTCGGTGCGGGCTACTGGGGTCCGAACCTGATCCGGAACTTCCGGAGCAGCACGGACTGGGACCTGGTCGCCGTGTGCGACCTCGACCAGGCACGCGCGCGCACCGTGCTCGGCGCCAGGAGCGGGGTCTCGGTGACCGCGTCCCTCGACGAGCTGCTGACCCGCGACGACGTGGACGCAGTGGCGATCGCCACCCCGGCGCGGACCCACCAGGGGATCGCGCTCCGGGCGCTCGGGGCGGGCAAGCACGTGCTGGTGGAGAAGCCGCTCGCCGACAGCGTCGTCAACGGCGAAGCGATGGTGGAGATGGCACGGCGGCAGGGGCTGTCGCTGATGGCCGACCACACCTACTGCTACACCCCCGCGGTGCTCAAGATCCGCGAGCTGGTGGCGTCGGGGGAGCTGGGCGACATCCTCTTCGTGGACTCGGTCCGGATCAACCTCGGCCTGGTCCAGCCGGACGTGGACGTCTTCTGGGACCTGGCTCCGCACGACCTCTCCATCCTCGACTTCGTGCTGCCCCAGGGGCTGAGACCCCTCGGCGTCGCGGCGCAGGGAGCGGACCCGTTGGCGGCCGGCAAGAGCTGCGTGGGCTACCTGAGCCTGCCGCTGGCAGGGGGCGCGATGGCGCACGTCCACGTCAACTGGCTCAGTCCCACCAAGATCCGGCAGATGGTGATCAGCGGGACCCGCCGCACCCTGGTCTGGGACGACCTCAACCCGCAGCAGCGGCTCAGCGTGTACGACCGCGGGGTGGACCTGGAGCACAGCTCGGCCACCGCAGCCGATCGCACCGCCTCGACGATCTCCTACCGGCTGGGCGACACCTGGGCGCCGGCACTGCCGGAGCACGAGGCGCTCGGATCGATGGTCACCGAGTTCGCCGACAGCATCCGAGAGCAGCGCCCCTCACGCACCGACGGCGCGGCTGGGCTCCGGGTGCTGCGGGTCCTGGAGGCCGCGGCGCAGAGCCTCGGGGCGAGTGGCGCCCTGGTCGCCGCGGGGCCCACCCAGCCCCGGCTCGAGGTGGTGGGATGA
- a CDS encoding NAD-dependent epimerase/dehydratase family protein: MTALAGARVLVTGGAGTIGSTLVDQLLSAGVGHVDVLDNFVRGRRDNLEAALASGRVGLVEGDIRDRDLVHDVTRGKDLVFHQAAIRITQCAEEPRLALEVMVDGTFNVVEAAVVAGVDKLVAASSASVYGMAEEFPTTERHHHHNNDTFYGAAKSFNEGMIRSFRAMNDLDYVLLRYFNVYGPRMDVHGLYTEVLVRWMERIADGEPPLIFGDGRQTMDFAYTVDIARANVLAAAGNVREGVYNIASGTETSLLELAETLLRVMGSDRAVEHGPERAVNGVVRRLADVSAARRDLGFVASTGLEQGLAELVQWWRPLREEIAASRPVMWR; this comes from the coding sequence ATGACCGCGCTGGCAGGCGCCCGGGTCCTGGTGACCGGCGGCGCGGGCACCATCGGCTCCACCCTGGTCGACCAGCTCCTGTCCGCCGGCGTGGGCCACGTGGACGTGCTGGACAACTTCGTCCGGGGCCGTCGCGACAACCTGGAGGCAGCCCTGGCCAGCGGTCGGGTGGGGCTGGTGGAGGGGGACATCCGGGACCGCGACCTGGTGCACGACGTGACGCGGGGCAAGGACCTGGTCTTCCACCAGGCCGCGATCCGGATCACCCAGTGCGCCGAGGAGCCGCGACTGGCGCTGGAGGTGATGGTCGACGGCACGTTCAACGTGGTCGAGGCCGCGGTCGTCGCCGGAGTCGACAAGCTCGTCGCCGCCTCCTCCGCATCGGTCTACGGGATGGCGGAGGAGTTCCCCACCACGGAACGGCACCACCACCACAACAACGACACCTTCTACGGGGCAGCCAAGTCCTTCAACGAGGGCATGATCCGCAGCTTCCGCGCGATGAACGACCTGGACTACGTCCTGCTGCGCTACTTCAACGTCTACGGACCACGGATGGACGTGCACGGTCTCTACACCGAGGTGCTGGTGCGATGGATGGAGCGGATCGCCGACGGGGAGCCCCCGCTGATCTTCGGTGACGGGCGGCAGACGATGGACTTCGCCTACACCGTCGACATCGCTCGCGCCAACGTGCTGGCAGCGGCCGGCAACGTGCGCGAAGGGGTCTACAACATCGCCTCCGGGACCGAGACCAGCCTGCTTGAGCTGGCCGAGACACTGCTGCGGGTGATGGGCTCGGACCGCGCCGTGGAGCACGGCCCCGAGCGCGCCGTCAACGGCGTGGTGCGCAGGCTCGCCGACGTCTCCGCGGCGCGGCGTGACCTCGGGTTCGTCGCCTCCACCGGGCTCGAGCAGGGGCTGGCCGAGCTGGTCCAGTGGTGGCGGCCGCTGCGCGAGGAGATCGCCGCGAGCCGCCCGGTGATGTGGCGATGA